A window of the Pseudomonas furukawaii genome harbors these coding sequences:
- a CDS encoding TniB family NTP-binding protein — MINTTEKVKLFEQQIVFFQNYRQAFAKLEKAVECTRLRGIPTSAVLIGPSGAGKSTLSTIFQNSFPSPHIEHKHEGIYHVIPAFYCSVPAKVTIKSFCKAILSGLHCNDTSGDTVDLELRIIELLKTCQTQIIIIDEFQILAKRGNYNHLEGLKDWLLALSNSINIPIIIVGTEECAEIIYREPQLARRFPFLVRLKYLEFNEKLDSEYITTLRGLDEKLYEIGNLKPGIHLTDPSICTRLYVASQGNLEYLRQILSLAFSFCLNRNDKKIILADFHDACALIELELSLSPKQNPFSLDLAKCYSIIETHSQ; from the coding sequence ATGATAAACACAACGGAGAAAGTTAAGCTTTTTGAGCAACAAATCGTTTTCTTTCAAAACTATCGCCAAGCGTTTGCCAAACTCGAGAAGGCAGTCGAATGTACACGACTACGAGGCATACCCACCTCTGCGGTTTTAATTGGCCCTTCTGGCGCAGGAAAATCCACACTCAGTACCATCTTCCAAAATTCTTTTCCCTCACCTCACATAGAGCACAAACACGAGGGGATCTACCACGTAATTCCGGCATTCTATTGCAGCGTGCCTGCCAAAGTAACGATTAAGTCCTTCTGCAAAGCAATACTCAGCGGACTTCACTGCAATGACACATCCGGCGACACTGTCGACCTGGAACTACGAATCATCGAACTCCTGAAAACCTGCCAAACACAGATAATCATAATAGACGAGTTCCAGATACTCGCGAAACGAGGCAATTATAACCATTTAGAAGGATTGAAGGACTGGCTCCTGGCACTTTCAAATAGCATAAACATTCCCATAATCATCGTAGGTACGGAAGAATGTGCGGAAATAATCTATCGGGAGCCTCAACTTGCCAGGCGCTTTCCCTTTCTGGTTAGGCTTAAGTACTTGGAATTCAATGAAAAACTGGACTCGGAGTACATTACAACGCTTCGCGGGCTCGATGAAAAACTCTATGAAATAGGAAACTTAAAGCCCGGAATACATTTGACCGACCCCAGCATTTGCACTCGCCTGTACGTCGCAAGCCAAGGCAATCTCGAGTACCTCCGACAGATTCTTTCCCTCGCATTTAGCTTCTGCCTTAATCGGAATGACAAAAAGATCATTCTCGCCGACTTTCACGATGCCTGCGCTCTTATAGAACTAGAACTTAGTCTCAGCCCGAAGCAGAACCCTTTTTCACTAGACCTAGCTAAGTGCTATTCAATTATTGAGACGCACTCACAATGA
- a CDS encoding IS5 family transposase (programmed frameshift), whose translation MARRYELPDAGWELIKDLVSPEQKMGRPRSDDRLVLNGIFWILCSGAAWRDLPERFGPWSTVYQRFRDWRDDGTFDRVLERLHVRLNQEGLIDLESWMIDSTAVRATRASSGAGKKGGPEEPVDHALGRSRGGLTTKIHLICDANGIPLRFMLSPGQASDIAHAQPLLDQVRIPGKSGRPRKRCRWLLADKGYDAEHLRQYCDRYRMQPVIPQRTMKRKPKPGLPRLFDRPKYRQRNIIERMFGWLKENRRIGTRYDKLARSFGAMVTLACTLRCLRQYFSYRT comes from the exons ATGGCAAGGCGCTACGAACTCCCGGATGCGGGCTGGGAGTTGATCAAGGATCTGGTTTCCCCGGAACAGAAGATGGGCCGACCTCGAAGTGATGATCGGTTGGTGCTGAACGGCATCTTCTGGATCCTCTGCTCCGGAGCCGCCTGGCGTGATCTGCCGGAGCGTTTCGGCCCGTGGTCGACGGTGTATCAACGGTTCCGTGACTGGCGAGACGACGGCACGTTTGACCGAGTACTTGAGCGATTGCACGTCCGGCTGAATCAGGAAGGCCTGATTGACCTGGAGTCGTGGATGATCGACTCCACTGCGGTGCGCGCAACCCGAGCCTCTTCTGGCGCCGGGA AAAAAGGGGGGCCAGAAGAACCGGTAGACCATGCATTGGGACGTAGTCGAGGCGGCCTGACCACCAAGATTCACCTGATCTGCGATGCCAATGGGATACCTCTTCGCTTCATGCTGTCACCGGGGCAGGCCAGCGACATTGCACATGCTCAGCCGCTCTTGGATCAGGTGCGTATTCCCGGAAAGTCGGGACGGCCTCGTAAGCGCTGCCGCTGGTTACTGGCAGACAAAGGTTACGATGCCGAACATCTGCGCCAGTACTGCGACCGCTACCGCATGCAGCCGGTGATTCCGCAGCGCACCATGAAGCGCAAACCCAAGCCAGGACTACCCCGACTGTTTGATCGTCCGAAATACCGGCAACGGAACATCATCGAGCGGATGTTTGGCTGGCTGAAAGAGAACCGGAGAATTGGCACCCGCTACGACAAGCTCGCCAGAAGTTTTGGCGCGATGGTCACGCTGGCTTGCACGCTGCGATGCCTACGGCAGTACTTTTCGTACAGAACCTAG
- a CDS encoding DDE-type integrase/transposase/recombinase translates to MENENTNQLDLRIGEHYHYRSQGFVIISIDGNKIQLRSLLQRKNICFQSYETLALAYRRGIFYKIQEAPLLAEVNKIIAALSTKVREQLDKRLEYVRRVLEKFEGSLPRQETTTFLAEIGKIIGDASPPGYTTIYNWVRTYLHAGENPTSLISMRVRKRKYRLTRQPEEIQEQINYNIELLYHSSTPCPVKAVIEAIEFSIEDLNSKRPISDQLQVPSRSTLRRIINEIDTFLTESHQLGHGAAIKNQRWSRVYRKLRRRLQRVECDTHVLDLIVVNEHGEVLGRPYLTIALDVYSRRVIGWDISLNPPSIEKTIRAIKMSLSSAYERNGLAEHYIVDNGAEFIAKKLQDCLRLLGAEITFCEPGEPNQKPFVERWFKTLTISLIHHMKGTTFSNILERGDYDSEKDAVFTLGQLSETFKDWLDTVYHSDFHRGLGTSPDIFWNTHTDNAFPPKRYSHEDLNRFFLSKRSALPANGRIGFQDLQWTGPAVAYLSTLKGNKDKLTLFYDPSELGTAWVCHPDTPDELFSIEAADPDYQIGLTMHMHKLIRKELQEKHSKFNYKDARNNRVRINLRLAAAKGKRARKQQARMAENGSYSPPLPLASTPSETNETFMIDPSKHLANSQVPGLSQVIGAKHDKHNGES, encoded by the coding sequence ATGGAAAATGAAAACACTAATCAACTAGATCTTCGCATTGGCGAGCACTATCACTACCGCAGCCAAGGATTTGTAATAATTTCCATTGATGGCAACAAGATACAACTGAGAAGCTTACTCCAGAGAAAAAATATTTGCTTCCAGAGTTACGAAACACTAGCACTCGCTTACCGACGAGGTATCTTCTACAAAATACAGGAAGCGCCTCTACTTGCAGAAGTAAACAAAATCATAGCCGCCCTAAGCACAAAAGTCCGCGAGCAACTGGACAAACGCTTGGAGTATGTACGCCGGGTCTTGGAAAAATTTGAGGGGTCTCTCCCTAGACAAGAAACCACCACGTTTCTGGCCGAAATCGGAAAAATAATCGGCGACGCCTCTCCCCCTGGTTACACGACCATTTACAACTGGGTGAGAACATATCTTCACGCCGGCGAAAACCCCACCTCATTGATTTCAATGCGCGTTAGGAAGAGAAAATACAGGCTCACACGACAGCCGGAAGAAATCCAAGAGCAAATCAATTACAACATTGAATTGCTATACCACTCGAGTACACCCTGCCCAGTTAAAGCTGTCATTGAAGCCATTGAATTTAGCATCGAAGACCTAAACTCCAAGAGACCCATTTCAGATCAACTTCAGGTACCCAGTAGGTCGACACTGCGTCGAATCATCAATGAAATTGATACTTTCCTGACAGAGTCTCATCAGCTTGGGCACGGAGCTGCGATCAAGAACCAACGTTGGAGTAGGGTATACAGGAAGCTACGTCGAAGACTGCAGCGTGTAGAGTGCGATACACACGTCCTTGACCTGATCGTCGTCAATGAGCACGGGGAGGTCCTTGGACGACCTTACCTGACGATTGCTCTTGATGTTTATTCACGCCGAGTGATCGGCTGGGACATTTCTCTGAATCCCCCCAGCATCGAGAAAACTATCCGCGCGATCAAAATGTCGTTGTCTAGTGCGTATGAGCGCAATGGATTGGCGGAACACTATATTGTTGACAACGGCGCTGAATTTATAGCCAAAAAACTTCAGGACTGCTTGCGACTGCTGGGCGCCGAAATAACATTCTGTGAACCTGGCGAACCCAATCAGAAACCCTTCGTCGAGCGCTGGTTCAAAACACTGACGATCAGCCTTATCCATCATATGAAGGGGACAACGTTCTCAAACATACTTGAGCGGGGCGATTACGACTCGGAAAAAGATGCCGTGTTCACCCTGGGGCAACTGAGCGAGACTTTCAAGGATTGGTTAGACACCGTGTACCACAGTGACTTCCATCGCGGACTTGGAACGTCGCCGGACATCTTCTGGAATACCCATACTGATAACGCCTTCCCCCCGAAAAGGTATTCGCATGAGGATCTGAATCGCTTCTTTCTCAGCAAGAGGAGCGCGCTTCCGGCAAATGGTCGCATCGGCTTCCAGGATCTGCAATGGACGGGCCCAGCTGTCGCGTACCTAAGCACCCTTAAGGGCAATAAAGACAAGTTGACTCTCTTCTATGACCCGAGTGAATTGGGCACTGCTTGGGTGTGTCACCCCGATACCCCGGACGAGCTATTTAGCATAGAGGCGGCCGATCCGGATTATCAGATTGGTCTGACTATGCACATGCATAAGCTAATTAGGAAAGAGCTGCAAGAGAAACACAGCAAGTTTAATTACAAGGATGCCCGTAATAATCGCGTGAGGATCAACCTCCGATTGGCCGCAGCCAAGGGTAAGCGTGCCCGCAAGCAGCAAGCGCGAATGGCAGAGAATGGCTCGTATAGCCCTCCCCTTCCCCTAGCTTCGACGCCGTCAGAAACGAATGAGACCTTCATGATCGACCCGTCCAAACACTTGGCCAACAGTCAAGTACCCGGACTTTCTCAAGTGATTGGAGCCAAGCATGATAAACACAACGGAGAAAGTTAA